From the Fulvia fulva chromosome 2, complete sequence genome, one window contains:
- a CDS encoding ATP-dependent RNA helicase DRS1, which translates to MSIDDLIGTLSDGDISDEESGEEEVVAPVSNKRKRDTKAQTAVKKQKQDKDEELESDFEFEDEAGAVALDLDTWGGGVQDDYDSIEALVARRRPKKEAQETVSHNEDEDEEEDGEDQVGSDDESGDEDLHMNGDHASEEDEEEFHTAIDDTMEDDEDESNSEGAEPGAEEEEVEAAPPVAHPDDEEADSASEAGEDAAEREKANAFFADGESKKSGPTATAFHAMNLSRPILKGLASVGFDKPTPIQMKAVPVALEGKDLVGGAVTGSGKTAAFLIPILERLLFRPKRTATTRVAILMPTRELALQCFNVAKKLAAFTDITVAMAVGGLSIKEQDKELKMRPDIVIATPGRFIDLERNYRSLDVSTIEILVLDEADRMLEEGFADELNEILTKIPKSRQTMLFSATMTTKVDDLVRSGLQRPVRLMVDAQKQTVSGLTQEFVRLRPGREQKRLGYLMYLCEKVYTDRVIIFFRQKKEAHRVRVIFALCGLKAAELHGSMSQEQRINSIEAFRTGKASYLLATDLASRGLDIKGIDTVINYEAPQSHEIYLHRVGRTARAGRSGCACTLAAEPDRKVVKAAVKTGKAQGAIIKQRTIEAHDVDAWDARLNALEQDVEDVMREEKEERALSQADRDLTRADNIAKYEDEIMSRPKKTWFEGEKDKQAAKEEGKAILNGEPVVKAEKKKGKLSNKEKKRLQDKDDRKDGSQWMKSKKATVVGKARDEKGREKQAKHKSKPKGGKPKPKAKK; encoded by the coding sequence ATGTCTATAGACGACTTGATTGGGACGCTGTCGGATGGAGATATCTCTGATGAGGAGTCCGGGGAGGAGGAAGTCGTTGCGCCTGTGAGCAACAAGCGCAAACGCGACACAAAAGCGCAGACGGCGGTAAAGAAGCAGAAGCAGGATAAGGACGAAGAGCTCGAGTCGGACTTCGAATTCGAAGATGAAGCTGGTGCTGTGGCCCTCGATTTGGACACGTGGGGAGGCGGAGTGCAGGACGACTACGACAGCATAGAAGCACTCGTTGCGCGGAGACGGCCCAAGAAGGAAGCGCAAGAGACAGTGTCGCATAACGAAGACGAGGACGAGGAAGAGGACGGGGAAGATCAGGTTGGGAGCGACGACGAGAGCGGAGACGAAGACTTGCACATGAATGGCGATCATGCGAGTGAAGAAGACGAGGAAGAGTTCCACACTGCGATCGATGATACCATGGAGGACGACGAGGACGAGAGCAACAGTGAGGGTGCGGAACCTGGGGCggaagaggaggaggtaGAGGCAGCACCGCCTGTTGCACACCCCGACGATGAAGAAGCGGACTCTGCTTCGGAAGCTGGAGAGGACGCAGCAGAAAGAGAAAAGGCGAATGCATTCTTCGCCGATGGAGAATCAAAGAAGTCAGGCCCGACCGCGACGGCATTCCACGCAATGAACCTCTCACGACCCATCTTGAAGGGCCTAGCGTCAGTCGGCTTTGACAAACCAACACCTATCCAGATGAAGGCTGTGCCTGTAGCGTTGGAAGGCAAGGATCTGGTCGGTGGTGCCGTGACCGGTTCTGGTAAAACAGCTGCCTTTCTCATACCTATCCTGGAAAGACTGCTCTTCCGTCCCAAGCGAACCGCAACAACACGCGTTGCCATTCTAATGCCCACTCGAGAATTGGCACTACAATGTTTCAATGTGGCGAAGAAGCTTGCAGCTTTCACAGACATTACAGTCGCCATGGCAGTCGGTGGTTTGAGTATTAAGGAGCAAGACAAGGAGCTCAAGATGCGACCGGACATTGTGATCGCTACACCTGGACGTTTCATTGATCTCGAGCGCAACTACCGTTCCCTTGATGTCAGCACCATCGAAATCCTAGTACTGGATGAGGCCGATCGCATGCTGGAAGAGGGTTTCGCAGACGAGCTGAACGAGATCTTGACCAAGATCCCGAAGTCTCGACAAACTATGCTGTTCTCAGCCACCATGACCACGAAAGTGGACGACCTTGTCCGATCAGGTCTGCAACGACCGGTACGGCTGATGGTCGATGCGCAGAAGCAGACAGTCTCTGGGCTCACACAAGAGTTCGTACGTCTGCGACCTGGCCGAGAGCAAAAGCGCCTTGGCTACCTCATGTACCTGTGCGAAAAGGTCTATACTGACAGAGTCATTATCTTCTTTCGACAAAAGAAAGAGGCGCATCGTGTTCGTGTCATCTTCGCGCTATGCGGCTTGAAAGCAGCGGAGCTTCATGGCAGTATGTCGCAAGAGCAACGTATCAACTCGATCGAGGCTTTCAGAACTGGAAAGGCGTCGTACTTGCTGGCCACAGATCTAGCGTCGCGTGGTCTCGATATCAAGGGCATAGACACCGTCATCAACTACGAAGCGCCGCAATCGCACGAGATTTATCTTCACAGGGTTGGACGAACAGCAAGAGCAGGCAGGTCAGGTTGTGCCTGCACCTTGGCTGCCGAGCCGGACAGAAAGGTTGTCAAGGCAGCTGTGAAGACAGGCAAGGCGCAAGGTGCTATCATTAAGCAACGAACCATTGAAGCGCACGACGTCGACGCCTGGGACGCACGCTTGAACGCCCTCGAACAGGATGTCGAAGATGTTATGCGGGAGGAGAAAGAAGAGCGTGCTCTCTCACAAGCCGACCGGGACCTCACACGCGCAGACAACATCGCCAAGTACGAGGATGAAATCATGTCGAGACCTAAGAAGACCTGGTTCGAAGGCGAGAAGGACAAGCAAGCTGCCAAGGAGGAGGGTAAAGCAATTCTCAACGGCGAGCCTGTTGTGAAGGCCGAGAAAAAGAAGGGCAAGCTTAGTAACAAAGAAAAGAAGCGCCTGCAAGACAAGGATGACCGTAAAGACGGTTCGCAGTGGATGAAGAGCAAGAAGGCGACAGTGGTGGGCAAGGCGAGAGACGAGAAGGGCAGAGAGAAACAGGCGAAGCATAAATCAAAGCCCAAAGGTGGGAAGCCCAAACCTAAGGCAAAGAAGTAG